The Methanoplanus sp. FWC-SCC4 genome has a window encoding:
- a CDS encoding dihydrolipoyllysine-residue succinyltransferase component of 2-oxoglutarate dehydrogenase complex — protein sequence MMMKKIFYGLLIFALLCEFIIPVGATTLYRINTEYPSTEVEGLSLTGFIITGEKSDLYIGDTISVKSIFKNTLPQAKGNTITLSENWGSYFVVSYSPAIIQADALADNGEGTVLYPGQSFTNTMDYVIESTGTLSVHPQISTDKGSVSASSDSGIPFAFLKVTAPAKTVPEDDAPANDPTEKPKEETPIPTDNPTEKPKEETPIPTDNPTEKPEEDTPVPTDNPTEKPEEVPQSSITSGETDDEPALPVLIKKVSDESNGVSKLENTTDLPIFVWILLFVAVIATAAITYTVTIQKQKKKD from the coding sequence ATGATGATGAAAAAAATATTTTATGGTTTATTGATATTTGCACTTCTCTGTGAATTTATAATTCCTGTGGGAGCAACAACATTGTACAGGATTAATACAGAATATCCGAGTACTGAAGTGGAAGGACTAAGCCTGACCGGATTTATTATAACAGGAGAGAAAAGTGATCTGTATATCGGAGATACTATTTCAGTAAAGTCAATATTTAAAAATACTCTCCCCCAGGCTAAAGGGAATACGATTACACTTTCAGAGAACTGGGGATCATATTTTGTAGTGTCATATTCACCCGCGATTATTCAGGCGGATGCACTGGCAGATAATGGCGAAGGTACAGTACTGTATCCTGGTCAGAGTTTTACGAATACAATGGATTATGTGATTGAATCAACAGGAACCTTATCTGTTCATCCACAGATTTCTACTGACAAGGGTAGTGTCAGTGCAAGCTCGGACAGCGGAATTCCTTTTGCATTTCTAAAAGTAACTGCTCCTGCAAAAACAGTTCCGGAAGATGATGCACCTGCAAATGACCCGACTGAAAAACCAAAAGAGGAAACACCCATACCTACAGATAACCCAACTGAAAAACCAAAAGAGGAAACACCCATACCTACTGATAACCCAACTGAAAAACCAGAAGAGGATACACCTGTACCTACAGATAATCCAACTGAAAAACCAGAAGAAGTACCTCAGTCCTCAATAACATCCGGAGAAACGGATGATGAGCCGGCTTTGCCTGTATTAATAAAAAAAGTTTCCGATGAGTCAAATGGTGTCTCTAAATTGGAAAATACAACTGATTTACCAATATTTGTGTGGATATTATTATTTGTGGCTGTTATTGCAACAGCGGCTATAACATATACTGTTACAATCCAAAAACAAAAAAAGAAAGATTAA
- a CDS encoding universal stress protein, producing MYKKILLATDGSENARRAAEKAAGFAKDLSSHVILVYIINNPPSQSRMVKANFDVHSLLEEDAKTRIKDTIDIFENNGLPYTLKVAIGDPAAEIIEIAEREKADMIVIGSRGLGTIKGVFLGSVSRKVTHNAKCPVMIVK from the coding sequence ATGTACAAAAAAATTCTGCTTGCAACTGACGGATCTGAGAATGCAAGGCGTGCGGCCGAAAAAGCCGCAGGTTTTGCGAAGGATTTGTCCTCACATGTGATTTTGGTATATATCATAAACAACCCTCCCTCACAGTCGAGAATGGTAAAGGCAAATTTTGATGTACATTCTCTCCTTGAAGAGGATGCAAAAACCCGGATAAAGGATACCATTGATATTTTTGAAAACAATGGTCTGCCATATACCCTAAAGGTCGCAATAGGTGATCCCGCAGCGGAGATAATTGAAATTGCCGAAAGGGAAAAAGCAGATATGATTGTCATTGGCAGCCGTGGTCTTGGAACAATTAAAGGTGTATTTTTGGGAAGTGTAAGCCGGAAAGTAACCCACAATGCAAAATGCCCGGTTATGATTGTCAAATAA
- a CDS encoding LVIVD repeat-containing protein has protein sequence MNTPNSISRKKTGSIKFLIGLILIMIAVPAVASAGLDTVGHLANGPSFDVVEEGGYLYVAQGGEVRVYDVTNPATVKDLTWKDYISKIYVGENVKSMYMEYPYLHIGYTTGYIIVDIRDPNNPVKISSLKSPHPPGTEIRDVEVYGNTAYLSVYNIGIQIVDISDVSNPKFGNVVKLNGYNRPWRISIADGYLYVARATDKTLDIFNLSDPKSPRIVGSYTASTSALDSFSGVAVKGSYAYVTEYHNGVRVIDISDKSRPFEVTNIMGIDANDVKILGDYAYVSVRYQGFSVIDISNPNQAFVAGKGTEIAGYIEGIFPTDYYTFLAGESMGFGIYDTSDPKQPSLIVNVPVVGGVDSVVAKDDYLFIGAHNDGMWVVDTKDKENPFESAFIETPGRFNDVSIQGNYLFGAGEWGGLNMIDISNPKQPVKVFVDYKDNIASVLPDGNYVYTSVGIVDISSPYNPAYIARDPHFNGNLAKYKDNYLLVASYLGSYTGVHVIDVSNKQNPVVIATYGAGKPFYDVEVLGDTAVALTGNDVVTIDLRNIQAPKTIGKVSYPGQWIGNGLNVLDNVVYASGGPIGAIRAFDISNPASIKLIKTLELPGTTYMDVFGYNGYIYTGEKFGAYVISAIGSEYIPPTPVPTPVPTPEPTTIPPTIKPTPIPTPEPTPNPTPVPTPKPTPGPEEKGEVLMVVGNVNLNSGDSAVKTRLEEMGYIVNTVDDAASQTTDAEGKELVIISSTSSPTFAGNKFRNVAVPVVTWESYIYDDMKMTGTQRGADYRIIFDQTEIIIADENHQLSGGLTGTVKVTGEGMVENAGLPSDAGIKIAGNAKFPLTYTVFGYEKGAEMVGMKAPERRVGLFLSDNSASQLTADGWKIFDAAVIWATGGENTVPPTTEPTPVPPTPTPIPTPEPTSEPTPVPPTPTPIPTPEPTTEPTPVPPTPTPIPTPEPTTEPTPVPPVPDEKGGIVMVVGNINLNSGDSAVKMHLEEMGYTVTTIDDSVSKEEDAEGKELVIISSTSSPTFVSKKFMTINVPVITWESYIYDDMKMTGTMGGTDYKIIRDQTEVTVNDEGHELSAGLKGTVKVSGTLITENTGIPSDDSIKIANSPDYPQLYTVFGYEKGAEMAGMNAPERRVGLFLSDDSASQLTADGWKLFDAAVLWATGNL, from the coding sequence ATGAATACACCAAACAGTATTTCTCGAAAGAAGACAGGATCGATAAAATTCCTGATCGGTCTGATTTTGATAATGATTGCAGTGCCGGCCGTCGCGTCTGCGGGGCTGGACACAGTAGGCCACCTTGCAAACGGCCCTTCCTTTGACGTTGTCGAGGAGGGAGGATATCTTTACGTTGCACAGGGCGGCGAGGTAAGGGTTTATGATGTCACAAACCCTGCCACTGTAAAAGATCTTACATGGAAGGATTACATCTCAAAGATCTATGTAGGCGAGAATGTCAAAAGCATGTATATGGAGTATCCTTACCTTCACATAGGGTATACGACAGGGTACATCATCGTCGACATAAGAGATCCAAATAACCCGGTCAAAATCTCTTCGCTTAAAAGCCCGCATCCCCCCGGAACTGAGATAAGGGATGTTGAGGTTTACGGAAACACCGCTTATCTTTCAGTATACAATATCGGTATACAGATAGTGGACATATCCGATGTTTCCAATCCGAAATTTGGAAATGTTGTAAAGTTGAACGGCTACAACAGACCGTGGAGGATTTCCATAGCAGACGGTTATCTTTACGTTGCAAGGGCAACCGACAAAACGCTGGACATATTTAACCTTTCAGATCCAAAAAGCCCGAGGATTGTTGGAAGCTACACCGCAAGTACGTCAGCACTTGACAGTTTCTCAGGAGTTGCGGTTAAGGGCAGCTATGCATATGTTACAGAATACCACAACGGTGTGAGGGTCATTGACATATCCGACAAATCACGTCCGTTTGAGGTCACTAATATAATGGGAATCGATGCAAATGACGTCAAAATTCTCGGCGATTATGCATATGTCTCTGTCCGTTACCAGGGATTCAGCGTAATTGACATTTCAAATCCCAACCAGGCATTCGTTGCAGGGAAGGGGACAGAAATTGCAGGATATATTGAAGGAATCTTCCCAACAGATTACTACACATTCCTTGCAGGCGAATCAATGGGATTCGGGATCTATGATACTTCAGATCCAAAGCAGCCATCTCTGATTGTAAATGTCCCTGTGGTGGGCGGCGTTGACTCTGTAGTGGCAAAGGACGATTATCTCTTCATCGGTGCACACAACGACGGAATGTGGGTGGTTGATACAAAGGATAAGGAAAATCCGTTTGAATCTGCATTCATTGAGACTCCCGGAAGATTTAACGATGTCAGCATACAGGGCAATTACCTCTTTGGCGCAGGAGAGTGGGGCGGCCTGAATATGATCGACATTTCCAATCCAAAACAGCCTGTGAAGGTATTTGTTGATTACAAGGACAATATTGCCTCAGTACTGCCTGACGGCAATTATGTATACACATCCGTAGGAATCGTTGATATTTCAAGCCCGTATAATCCTGCATACATTGCAAGAGACCCGCACTTCAATGGAAACCTTGCAAAATACAAGGACAATTACCTGCTGGTTGCATCATATCTCGGCAGCTATACAGGAGTTCATGTGATCGATGTCAGCAACAAGCAAAATCCTGTTGTTATAGCAACATATGGGGCCGGAAAACCTTTCTATGATGTTGAAGTGCTGGGCGACACAGCAGTGGCCCTTACAGGAAATGACGTTGTTACAATTGATTTAAGAAACATCCAGGCTCCAAAAACGATAGGAAAGGTGAGCTATCCGGGTCAGTGGATAGGTAACGGATTAAATGTGCTTGACAATGTCGTGTACGCATCCGGAGGACCCATAGGTGCAATCAGGGCATTTGACATATCAAATCCGGCGAGTATTAAGCTGATTAAAACCCTTGAACTCCCCGGAACAACATATATGGACGTCTTCGGATACAACGGCTACATATACACAGGGGAAAAATTTGGTGCATATGTAATCTCAGCAATTGGATCGGAATACATCCCGCCAACACCTGTACCAACACCAGTTCCAACCCCTGAACCTACAACCATACCTCCGACAATTAAGCCAACACCAATACCAACTCCTGAACCGACCCCTAATCCGACTCCGGTTCCAACTCCAAAGCCAACACCCGGCCCTGAAGAGAAGGGAGAGGTACTGATGGTTGTTGGAAATGTCAATTTAAATTCAGGCGACAGTGCGGTAAAAACCCGTCTTGAAGAGATGGGATACATCGTAAACACAGTTGACGATGCAGCCTCACAGACGACTGATGCAGAAGGAAAAGAGCTTGTAATAATATCCTCTACCTCAAGTCCGACTTTTGCGGGCAACAAATTCAGGAATGTTGCAGTTCCGGTTGTGACATGGGAGTCATACATATATGACGACATGAAAATGACAGGCACACAAAGGGGAGCAGACTATAGAATAATATTTGACCAGACTGAAATCATAATCGCTGACGAAAATCACCAGCTTTCCGGAGGACTTACCGGAACGGTAAAGGTTACCGGAGAAGGCATGGTTGAAAACGCAGGACTCCCCTCTGATGCAGGCATAAAAATTGCAGGCAATGCAAAATTCCCGCTGACGTATACAGTATTCGGATACGAGAAGGGAGCTGAAATGGTAGGAATGAAAGCACCTGAACGCCGTGTCGGATTATTCCTCTCTGATAACTCTGCCTCACAACTTACAGCAGACGGATGGAAAATATTCGATGCAGCTGTAATTTGGGCAACCGGAGGAGAAAACACAGTTCCTCCGACAACGGAGCCAACACCGGTTCCACCAACACCAACTCCAATACCAACTCCTGAACCGACATCAGAGCCAACACCGGTTCCACCAACACCAACTCCAATACCAACTCCTGAACCGACAACAGAGCCAACACCGGTTCCACCAACACCAACTCCAATACCAACTCCTGAACCGACAACAGAGCCAACACCAGTTCCGCCGGTACCTGATGAGAAGGGAGGAATTGTTATGGTTGTAGGAAATATCAATCTGAATTCAGGCGACAGTGCAGTAAAGATGCATCTTGAGGAGATGGGATACACAGTAACCACAATCGATGACTCGGTCTCAAAGGAAGAGGATGCAGAAGGTAAAGAGCTAGTAATAATCTCATCAACTTCAAGCCCTACCTTTGTAAGCAAAAAATTCATGACCATAAATGTCCCCGTTATCACCTGGGAGTCATATATCTACGATGATATGAAGATGACAGGCACAATGGGAGGTACGGATTACAAAATTATTCGCGACCAGACTGAAGTCACAGTAAATGACGAAGGACATGAGCTTTCTGCCGGACTGAAAGGAACAGTAAAAGTTTCTGGGACCCTAATTACTGAAAACACAGGAATCCCGTCAGATGACAGCATAAAGATTGCAAACAGCCCGGATTATCCGCAACTATATACAGTATTCGGGTACGAGAAAGGAGCAGAAATGGCAGGAATGAACGCACCAGAACGCCGTGTCGGATTATTCCTATCCGATGACTCTGCCTCACAACTCACAGCAGACGGATGGAAATTATTCGATGCGGCTGTATTATGGGCAACAGGAAATCTCTGA